One stretch of Hemibagrus wyckioides isolate EC202008001 linkage group LG01, SWU_Hwy_1.0, whole genome shotgun sequence DNA includes these proteins:
- the si:ch211-196f5.2 gene encoding uncharacterized protein si:ch211-196f5.2 yields the protein MAMILSEMEKEIPLCVSLPIEVMSPEQTFPFLNTTLADLGIDESAVKEHVVWVDTKRTRVRSKSGKFKEKEVSVLEVRVKAQLPGQTKCQEVLYSTESHTDRSYCRSGIAFLPWTLAQTDDNEPVEMTLALDSQSHTTKSEEQSALE from the exons ATGGCAATGATTCTGAGTGAAATGGAGAAGGagattcctctgtgtgtgtctctgcccaTTGAGGTGATGAGTCCTGAACAGACCTTTCCTTTCCTGAACACCACTCTGGCAGATCTGGGTATTGACGA ATCAGCAGTGAAAGAGCATGTGGTGTGGGTGGACACCAAGCGCACACGGGTGAGGAGCAAATCAGGGAAATTTAAGGAGAAGGAAGTGTCTGTGCTGGAGGTACGAGTGAAAGCACAACTGCCGGGTCAAACCAAATGCCAGGAGGTTCTCTACAGCACCGAGTCGCACACGGACCGCTCGTACTGCCGCAGCGGCATTGCCTTCCTGCCATGGACTCTCGCTCAAACAG ATGACAATGAGCCGGTTGAAATGACCCTGGCTTTGGATTCACAATCTCACACCACAAAGTCAGAAGAGCAGAGTGCATTGGAATGA